The sequence CTAGCCTTCTTCCCCCTAGAGCTAGCTCAATACTATCAGAGGAGGCGAGGATGATCATCTTATTTTCCAGTTTATCCAACTTTGCCAAATTATTTTCCTTCAAAATCTGAGAGAGTAATCTCAGTCCTAATCATGAACCAGTCATCAAACTCTCTTAACTTTCGTTGAACAACTCGGAGAATTTGTGGTAGTATGAGATTTGATTCAACCTCAACAACTGATGGTGTCTTCCTTGGGGGTACCATTTTCTCTTTGCCTTTGTCCTTAGATTCTATAGTAGGCACTCTAGCAGAGGATGAGGTACCTTTTTCAACAATTTGGATACCAGTCACCGGTCGAGTAGAGGTCCAACCCAGCCCAACCCAAGGTGGATTGCGGGTTAGGTGAGCCGGTCCGCGGGTTGACTcaatacaataaaaataaataaataaataaaaataaaaaaaattataattagttataaatttaatttcataaataaatattaataaaatttttaattattgaattcacacgtgtaaattttataaaagtaattaatacaaaaaaattcacaactttcactaaaaaatacatatatcaccataaaataaaataaaacaattttttttctccAGGATCGCGGGCCGACCCAGGCCCGTCTTTAGTTGGGTTgaaaaatttcaacccaacccacaTAAATTGTGTGGCGGGGCGGGCCGACCTAGcgggcctaacccaaattgacggctctactGACCATATTAGGCTTGGAGATGATCTTCATCTTCTGCTACTCAGAGCAATGGAAATATCGGAAGTAACACTCCATCTTCTCCAACCTATTTTAGCTACATCAAGAGTCTCACGCCAGTAAAAGATTAGGTCCTAACCGGATGAACCGATGTAGTTAAATGAAGCTTGCGACGACCATATTTCGGACGATGACTGTGACCACGAGGATATCTACTCTCTTCATCATCCCAACGTCCGTCTCTGTCATGACTATTGACATCTTTATAACGGGTCATCTAAACACGTACATATACTGAACATGACCCAAAATATGCAACGTAACTATGCCCCATATTTTCTAATGCATCAATTAATACTATAAATGTAGTGATTCGTCTCGAATCATCTACTAATAAGAACTTAAGTATTTATTTaacataaacaaataaaaataagtacATATAACTGCGAGAACTTAAAATACATATCAATCTGGCAGTATACAATCGAGATAAACTaaaacccaagaaaatcgaataAGACAACCTAGTTGAAAACAATCAAATACCATAGGTTACTTAAACAAAGCTATCGGCAACCTCCGCTCTCAGGCCCTGGTCACTGACCAACCGCTAAAAAAAATCCTGGTCAACATGCAAATCTatcccgtcgaatagggtgtccaaagaaaaaaaaaacacagacGTGAGCGACACTCGCTCAGTGCATAAACATGAGTATACAAACAAATATGTGCATGCAAATGATGTGACTGGGTTTATTGGATAACAAGACCAATCTTGTTCATACTAGGCGTCAATGAATGCGTAGTACCATGTGGGGTCATCTACGTTGGATAGCTCACACAGTCTTCTAGATCATCGTAGTGTTAGTCCCCGTCATCACACGTATTCTAGTCTCAAACCTCATATCAAGAGTGTATAGAGTTGAGCGACCCTACTCGAAAGACTATCTTGAAAGAGATACAGCTCAACGTGATACATATGCACATGCACATGATACTTTCGCCCATATATCTTAAAGAAAAATTGCTCACTGAGACTGAAATTTAACAAATTAAAATCGCTATCATATAGGACCAAAAATGCAACTTTTGCCCATATATCTTAAAAGTATATAAATAGCCTGAATGCGATTTAGATCAGTCAATCACCAAATAAACATTTTTATTGTTTGACCATtacaacaacaaaataaaaaaataaattggcCACACATAACCAAACATTCATCTTAtttctaaaaattaatttgaattaTGACAGCATTTGTTTCGCCTATAGTTCCGAATAGCCTTCCCTTTAATGACCTCTAATTTGGGTTGACATGAAACCTACGGCTGATCGATAATGTCTCCCCATCTAATTAAAATGTCCTTATAAATTTTCAGTAAATCATCCATCACTCAGAGTTCAAGGGGAATATTTCTCCATTAATCAGCACTAAGCCCCCCTCCAGAATAAAAGTACAAAAATGGGGTCCGACTCaggaaacaagaagaagatcGCGGTGGCCGGTGTGGCCTCCATCCTCTTGGTGGCGGCGGTGGTCGCGGTTATCGGCGTCTCAAAGAACCTAGGCGATGGCTCTCATGAGTCGTCAACCACCAATGCGGCCGCCACGATCAGCACCTCCAGCAAGGCGGTGCAGACAATATGCTCCCCAACAGATTACAAAGAAGCCTGCGAAGAATCTCTTGCAGGGGCTAACACCACTGACCCAAAGGAGTTGATAAAGCTGGCATTCGATGCCGCCATTGCAAACATCGGCGATGCCCTCAAAAACTCAACGCTGCTAAAGGATGCAGCTGCCGATGAGAGGACCAAAGGGGCTTTGGAAACCTGCGAGGAGTTGCTCAACACCTCCATTGATGATCTGAAAAGGTCGTTCGACAAGTTCGGCGACTTCGATGTGAGCAATTTGGATGAATTTATGGAGGATGTTAGGACGTGGCTTAGCGGAGCCATTACTTATCAGGAGACTTGCATTGATGCATTTGAGAACACCACAGGTACAcacattaattatatatatacatcatcACTTGTCTAATTAAATATCATATAAGTAATACAAGTTTATATATTTATAGAAATtaatctaaaattaaaaaaaaaaaccatgtaGTTTAATTTACTTAATCTGTCATTATCAAAATTGAGTCGTAACAAATGactataattttatatataataaaatatattttttctgtAAAATGTTATggaataaaatcataaataaaaatatatattctatATAGAAAAAAATTTACTTAATACGAAGATAATCAATCACCTTGGCTTTGTTAACATGCACACAAAATAtaacaaacaaaatttttaagatactgtataacaaaaatttatattgtgGTGATGGATTTGGTTTGATCCTTGTACAGGTGACACTGGGGAGAAGATGAAGCAGCTGTTAAAAACCGCATCGGAGCTATCAAGCAATGGCCTCGCCATGGTCACTGATTTCACCTCCATTTTGTCTTCCTTGCAGCTAGGAAGCATCGGCAGCAGCCGCCGGCTACTCGAAGCCGACGATCTTTCGTTTGTTGACACCAAGTCACGGAGGCTTTTAGCGGCCACGCCCAACGCTGTGGTGGCAAAAGATGGAAGTGGTCAGTTCAAGACCATCGGTGCCGCCATCTCTTCAGTCCCCAAGAAAAACAATCAAACATTTGTCATACTTGTGAAGGCTGGTTTGTACAAGGAGACTGTTATAATCCCAAAGAAGGTCAACAACATTGTGTTGATCGGAGAAGGGCCGGACAAGACTATAATCACTGGAAACAAGAACTTTGTGGATGGAACTCAGACCTTCCACTCTGCTACCCTTGGTGAGTTAATTTTGTTCTTCTtacccaaatatatatatatatatatatatatatatatatatatttagagttttgatcacATGGAAAACTACCATGGGCAACTACGTGGGCAACAGCTGACATGTCAATCACTCATTGAATGTACAAGGAGGCACGCGAGCCGTTGCTTACGTAGTTGCCCATGGTGGTTGCATTCCAAATACTTATTTCTAACCATGCAAAATGATGCTATATATTAATTACAGCCGTGAACGGAGATGGTTTCATGGCAAAGGACATCGCCATTGAGAACACTGCTGGCGCTGAAAAGCACCAGGCTGTGGCTGTCCGTGTCTCTGGTGACAAATCCATCTTCTACAACGTCCACATGGACGGATTCCAAGACACCCTCTACGTCCACGCCTATCGCCAGTTCTACCGCGACTGCGTCATCTCCGGCACCATCGACTTCGTCTTCGGAGATGCCATGGCCGTCTTCCAGAACACGCGGATGGTGGTTCGAAAGCCGATGGACAATCAAGCTTGCATGGTCACCGCACAGGGTCGCAAAGATCCACGAGGAATCGGCGCCATAGTACTCCAGAACTGCGATATCGTGGCAGAGCCCGCATTCACGGCCACAAAGCCTGCCCTGGAAGCATACCTCGGACGGCCATGGAAGGAGTACTCGAGGACCATCATCATGCAATCCAACATCGAGGGTTTCATTGCACCAGAAGGGTGGTCTCCATGGGCGGGAACCTATGCATTGGATACTCTCTACTATGGGGAGTACCAGAACCGCGGACCGGGATCGAATCAGGCAGGAAGGGTTCACTGGAAGGGCATCAAGAAGATTACACCACAGATTGCTGAAAGCTTCACGGGAGGAAGAATGTATACAGATGATGTCTGGGTGAAGAGCTCGGGAGTGCCATATGTTCCAACCCTCATGAATGTGTAAATGTAGTGCAACTATGTGAGATTTACTTcaattagtttttttaaatattgtattatatttttttgcatGTAATAATTTCATTAAAAGTTTTGTAATAGTTATGAGGCCAGATAATTTCAATAAATTAACTAggctggtttttttttttgtctataGTATATCCTCAATTTtcgtttatttgtttttttagtgGGCCAAAATACCGCATATACGGTACCAAAAAAAACCATATATACCGAAAAATTTGATACGGTATGATAccgataccgaaattttcggtatcgaTATCGGTATACATTTCTGAAAAGTTCGGTCGGTATATAAcattcatattttttaaaaaattaattgatatacatataattaaatattaaatattaattaagtcTGTATAGACGATATAAATTTATGGTGAAAAACaagagtttttttaaataatatcggTGAAGACGGTATTATACCGATATCGTACCGAATTttggtataccaaaatttttcgGTAAAAACGGTATGGAATTTATGTTATAccgaaattttggtataccgaaatgttggtacggtatcggtatcgaTTTTTTCAGTACCGAAATTTCGGTAAGGTAGGCAGTATTCTTTGAAAAGGTCGGTATACTGCACCGAACCAACCCTACACATGAGTTAAAAGTAAGCAAAATcatacaaaaaaataattaaatactcttTTCAGTCatttgaaaaaacaaaacaaaatccaGGCATACCAAATTTTTGTGTTTGCACTTCAAAATTCCTCATACAAATCTCTAGAGACTTGTCCATATATAAATCCTGACAACTCCTCAAAACATGATCTTCATAGGCTTTCATCTCTGCGCTTCAAAATTCCTCAAAATGGAACCCGCTCTCCCAATTCACTCCCTTAACATCCAAGCCCTCCTCTCCACTGGAAACCAAAATCAAACCACAAGAATGATCAGTTTAAATGCCCATAAAGTTTCTATATATTTCAACGTTTAAGCAtaacaccaaaaaaaaaaaggtaacaAGAAACAGTTGGATCTGCTTGATATTTCTTGTACCATAACAAGAACCAAAGAAGACAAGAAAGGGATTCCAAGAAAGTGGACAAAATATCAAAGCAGAACAAACCTCAATTAATTAGAGAGTGAAgcacaaattttattaataactttGATAATGAATTAATGGAGCTACAAATCTACGTAGAGAACAAATTTTCACGTACATTTCTTGGAAAACAAGTGCAAGGGATTACATTAGTCTAAAAGGTACGATCACAAACAAGAAAAGATATAGACTTTCACTAAATTTATTCTAATCAACACAAGAACCCAAGAAAAACAATCCGAAATATAGagtggataaaatattaaaacggaACTGACCTAACAGAAATGCGCTCTTATGATAGGGATGGGAAGTTTATGGTCGGCAAGGGCTGAGACACGACGGCAAACTCGAAAGAACTGCCCCAACTCACTTTTTCCCATAATTACGTACATGGGCTAgctctttcatttttttaattgggTGACCGGgctacttaaaataaacttgtGCCAAAGATAATACATAAAAAATTTGGATCACAGCCCGGGTGGCCCAATACTCGCCTCCGCTCTTGAGTCATGGCACTGCAATGATGGCACAAACCACAAAAAATATGGATCT comes from Henckelia pumila isolate YLH828 chromosome 4, ASM3356847v2, whole genome shotgun sequence and encodes:
- the LOC140865614 gene encoding pectinesterase-like, whose translation is MGSDSGNKKKIAVAGVASILLVAAVVAVIGVSKNLGDGSHESSTTNAAATISTSSKAVQTICSPTDYKEACEESLAGANTTDPKELIKLAFDAAIANIGDALKNSTLLKDAAADERTKGALETCEELLNTSIDDLKRSFDKFGDFDVSNLDEFMEDVRTWLSGAITYQETCIDAFENTTGDTGEKMKQLLKTASELSSNGLAMVTDFTSILSSLQLGSIGSSRRLLEADDLSFVDTKSRRLLAATPNAVVAKDGSGQFKTIGAAISSVPKKNNQTFVILVKAGLYKETVIIPKKVNNIVLIGEGPDKTIITGNKNFVDGTQTFHSATLAVNGDGFMAKDIAIENTAGAEKHQAVAVRVSGDKSIFYNVHMDGFQDTLYVHAYRQFYRDCVISGTIDFVFGDAMAVFQNTRMVVRKPMDNQACMVTAQGRKDPRGIGAIVLQNCDIVAEPAFTATKPALEAYLGRPWKEYSRTIIMQSNIEGFIAPEGWSPWAGTYALDTLYYGEYQNRGPGSNQAGRVHWKGIKKITPQIAESFTGGRMYTDDVWVKSSGVPYVPTLMNV